A genomic window from Gymnodinialimonas ceratoperidinii includes:
- a CDS encoding zinc-ribbon domain-containing protein has translation MRLTCPNCSARYEVDESMVPPAGRDVQCSNCSTTWFQPGPRVSEPAAAPPPPPAPEASPAPSLSEVAVEGPSGAPGDAAQSDEPRPARRQIDPNVTDILREEAEREARLRRAEAAPAPAPQQEEMPLTAATPPTPSREQRLAELEGAEDAFDTESISAAVASAAAASRREEFPDIEEINSTLRATGDRHEEEASATDVDTIDNSNRRRGSVRRGFFLVIILAAIGVGIYAYAPEIKEAVPQAADVLDQYVEVVNDARLWLDETARALAGWLET, from the coding sequence ATGCGGCTAACCTGCCCGAATTGCAGCGCACGATATGAAGTTGACGAATCCATGGTGCCGCCTGCCGGGCGTGACGTACAATGTTCCAATTGCTCGACGACATGGTTCCAGCCCGGCCCGCGGGTGTCAGAGCCCGCCGCAGCCCCACCGCCGCCGCCCGCGCCTGAAGCATCGCCCGCGCCGAGCTTGTCGGAAGTCGCCGTGGAAGGCCCGAGCGGAGCCCCCGGCGATGCAGCGCAATCAGACGAGCCGCGGCCCGCGCGGCGTCAGATCGACCCGAATGTCACCGACATTCTGCGCGAGGAGGCCGAACGCGAGGCGCGCTTGCGCCGGGCGGAAGCCGCACCTGCGCCCGCCCCGCAGCAAGAGGAAATGCCCCTGACGGCTGCGACGCCCCCGACCCCGAGCCGGGAGCAACGTCTGGCCGAGCTTGAAGGCGCCGAGGACGCGTTTGATACCGAAAGCATCAGCGCCGCCGTGGCCAGCGCCGCCGCCGCTTCGCGCCGGGAGGAATTTCCCGACATCGAGGAGATCAACTCCACGCTTCGGGCGACCGGCGACCGTCATGAGGAAGAGGCAAGCGCCACCGATGTCGACACGATCGACAACAGCAACCGCCGGCGCGGCTCTGTCCGTCGCGGGTTCTTTCTGGTGATCATCCTCGCCGCGATCGGCGTGGGCATCTACGCCTACGCGCCCGAGATCAAGGAAGCCGTGCCGCAGGCGGCCGATGTGCTCGACCAATACGTCGAAGTGGTGAACGACGCGCGCCTCTGGCTTGATGAGACAGCGCGCGCTCTGGCGGGATGGCTCGAGACCTGA
- a CDS encoding lysophospholipid acyltransferase family protein codes for MQTIRSFLHIVQMYAIMPVIAVIYFPWALVSRRGAEAACHAYCAWVFWTLKWMVGLSVELRGEIPTGEVMIAAKHQSFLDVMAIYHAVPHGKFIMKRELMFAPILGQYALRIGCVPVNRGKRGAAIRKMLDDVRSGKQQGGQLIIYPQGTRIAPGVSAPYKAGTGALYAQMGQPCVPVATNIGVFWPKTGITRKQGVAVVEFLPPIEPGLQPKPFLARLEAEIETNSDALLEEAGFIRVEP; via the coding sequence ATGCAGACGATCCGCTCCTTCCTGCACATCGTGCAGATGTACGCCATCATGCCGGTCATCGCGGTGATCTATTTTCCCTGGGCGCTCGTCAGCCGCCGTGGTGCCGAAGCCGCCTGCCACGCCTATTGCGCCTGGGTGTTCTGGACGTTGAAGTGGATGGTCGGCCTGAGTGTCGAGCTGCGCGGCGAGATCCCCACCGGCGAGGTCATGATCGCTGCGAAACATCAGAGCTTTCTCGACGTGATGGCGATTTACCATGCCGTCCCACACGGCAAGTTCATCATGAAGCGCGAGTTGATGTTCGCGCCAATCCTCGGCCAATACGCCCTGCGCATCGGCTGCGTGCCGGTCAACCGCGGCAAGCGCGGCGCGGCGATCCGCAAGATGCTCGACGATGTGCGCAGCGGCAAGCAGCAGGGCGGCCAGCTGATCATCTATCCGCAAGGCACCCGCATCGCCCCCGGCGTCTCGGCACCCTACAAGGCCGGCACCGGAGCGCTCTACGCGCAGATGGGCCAGCCTTGCGTGCCAGTCGCAACCAATATCGGGGTGTTCTGGCCCAAGACCGGCATCACCCGCAAACAGGGCGTCGCGGTTGTCGAGTTCCTGCCGCCGATCGAACCGGGCTTGCAGCCGAAGCCATTCCTTGCGCGACTGGAGGCCGAGATCGAGACCAACAGCGACGCATTGCTCGAGGAGGCGGGGTTCATCCGCGTGGAACCATGA
- a CDS encoding acetyl-CoA carboxylase carboxyltransferase subunit alpha, with the protein MNYLDFEKPLAEIEGKAEELRAMARREEGMDVEEQAAALDKKAADMLRDLYKDLTPWRKCQVARHAERPHCKDYIEALFTEYTPLAGDRNFADDEAVMGGLARFNDTPVVVIGHEKGSDTKTRIERNFGMARPEGYRKAVRLLDLADRFNLPVITLVDTPGAYPGKGAEERGQSEAIARSTEKCLQIGVPLVSVIIGEGGSGGAVAFATADRLAMLEHSVYSVISPEGCASILWKDAEKMREAAEALRLTAQDLHKLGVCDVVISEPLGGAQRDKQAAIKNVGEAIAKMLDGIDSKDRKALVNARRQKFLDIGSKGLAA; encoded by the coding sequence ATGAACTACCTCGACTTCGAGAAGCCCCTTGCCGAAATTGAAGGCAAAGCCGAAGAGCTGCGCGCGATGGCGCGGCGCGAAGAGGGTATGGACGTTGAAGAACAGGCGGCCGCTCTGGACAAAAAGGCCGCGGACATGCTGCGCGATCTCTACAAGGATCTGACGCCATGGCGCAAATGTCAGGTCGCTCGCCATGCGGAACGGCCCCACTGCAAGGATTACATCGAGGCGCTGTTCACCGAATACACGCCGCTGGCCGGCGACCGGAACTTTGCCGATGACGAGGCCGTCATGGGCGGCCTTGCCCGCTTCAATGATACGCCGGTGGTGGTGATCGGCCACGAGAAGGGCTCGGACACCAAGACCCGGATCGAGCGCAACTTCGGCATGGCCCGGCCCGAGGGTTACCGCAAGGCCGTCCGCCTGCTGGATCTGGCGGATCGCTTCAACCTGCCCGTCATCACACTCGTCGATACGCCCGGCGCCTATCCCGGCAAAGGGGCCGAGGAACGCGGCCAGTCCGAGGCGATTGCACGCTCCACGGAGAAATGCCTGCAGATCGGCGTGCCGCTGGTCTCGGTCATCATCGGCGAAGGCGGCTCGGGCGGGGCGGTGGCTTTTGCCACGGCAGACCGGCTCGCCATGCTGGAGCATTCCGTCTACTCGGTCATCAGCCCCGAAGGCTGCGCCTCGATCCTGTGGAAAGACGCCGAGAAAATGCGCGAAGCCGCCGAAGCCTTGCGTTTGACGGCACAGGATCTGCACAAGCTTGGCGTCTGCGATGTCGTCATCTCCGAGCCCCTCGGCGGTGCACAGCGTGACAAGCAGGCCGCGATCAAGAACGTCGGCGAGGCGATTGCCAAGATGCTGGATGGGATCGACAGCAAGGATCGCAAGGCGCTGGTCAACGCGCGGCGCCAGAAATTCCTCGACATCGGCTCCAAGGGTCTCGCGGCCTGA
- a CDS encoding LytS/YhcK type 5TM receptor domain-containing protein → MSYSIIFDVIIALGLTALLAEAYGLVRRKCAGRFFAPSLLGVLFGLMALVQMNIPIEPIEGVIIDFRNIPIALAGAFLGWRGLLPCLALAMGTRIGLGGVGLESGLWAMIIAGVAGLAWARKAVHIDARGFGSFLALGLAMSCHLFAALLLPREIAIWFITTAAAPLLVINMVAVPLLAALLERENRHIRKENRLSASATHDPVSGLLLGPAFMREVTNAYTARAFGTFAGFLTITPERSILRSAIDLFTEPAQSPLDRQALAGYLEHANLAGLCADGRILVPLSAEEVHHFSRVKANLNLALRNAPSAASGTVVSVSLREISDPVEFMRYTETAHVSAVVDWGSEIRARKARDQGDESKTTAPRADIFDHKKHALLFAKADFLIERKRNFAP, encoded by the coding sequence ATGAGCTATTCAATCATTTTCGACGTCATCATCGCACTGGGCCTGACGGCACTCCTGGCGGAAGCCTACGGGCTGGTGCGCCGCAAATGTGCCGGGCGCTTCTTCGCGCCGAGCCTTTTGGGCGTGCTGTTCGGCTTGATGGCCCTGGTGCAGATGAACATCCCGATCGAACCGATCGAGGGCGTGATCATCGATTTCCGCAACATCCCGATCGCGCTGGCCGGCGCATTTCTGGGGTGGCGTGGCTTGCTCCCCTGTCTTGCCTTGGCGATGGGGACGCGGATCGGCCTTGGCGGTGTCGGGCTCGAATCAGGGCTTTGGGCGATGATAATCGCCGGCGTCGCGGGGCTGGCCTGGGCGCGGAAGGCCGTTCATATCGATGCGCGCGGCTTCGGCAGCTTTCTGGCCCTGGGGCTTGCGATGTCCTGTCACCTTTTCGCGGCGCTGCTGCTGCCACGCGAAATCGCGATCTGGTTCATCACCACGGCGGCGGCGCCCTTGTTGGTCATCAACATGGTGGCGGTGCCCCTGTTGGCCGCCCTGTTGGAGCGCGAGAACCGTCACATCCGCAAGGAGAACCGCCTGTCGGCTTCTGCGACCCATGATCCGGTCTCGGGCCTTCTCCTCGGGCCCGCTTTCATGCGGGAGGTGACGAATGCTTACACGGCGCGCGCCTTCGGGACCTTCGCGGGGTTCCTCACGATCACGCCGGAGCGCAGCATCCTGCGCAGCGCCATCGACCTCTTCACCGAGCCTGCGCAATCGCCTTTGGACCGACAGGCCTTGGCCGGATACCTTGAACACGCAAACCTCGCGGGCCTCTGCGCTGACGGTCGCATCCTCGTGCCGCTCAGCGCCGAGGAGGTGCATCACTTCAGCCGGGTCAAGGCCAACCTGAACCTCGCCCTGCGCAACGCGCCTTCCGCGGCGAGCGGCACGGTGGTCTCGGTCTCCCTGCGGGAGATTTCCGATCCGGTGGAATTCATGCGCTACACGGAAACGGCCCATGTCTCGGCGGTGGTGGATTGGGGTAGCGAGATCCGCGCCCGCAAGGCCCGCGACCAAGGCGACGAAAGCAAGACCACGGCGCCGCGCGCCGATATCTTCGATCACAAGAAACACGCCCTGCTGTTCGCCAAGGCTGATTTCCTGATCGAGCGGAAGCGGAACTTCGCGCCGTGA
- a CDS encoding pyridoxamine 5'-phosphate oxidase family protein produces MKTITDTDALAALYGAAVPASLSKVVPRLTPSYRKWIDAARFVVLSTVGPEGTDASPRGDDGPVVRIVDDRTLMMPDWRGNNRIDSLRNIVRDGRVSLMFMVPGSGNVVRINGTAVLTADPSVTETFEQRGNHPKTVIVITAEEIYFQCAKAIMRSGLWSRDDAAGLPKAGDFISEVDPEFDGKTYDAEYPVKAPERMW; encoded by the coding sequence ATGAAAACCATCACCGACACCGACGCGCTTGCCGCGCTCTACGGCGCGGCGGTGCCCGCCTCGCTTTCCAAGGTCGTGCCAAGGCTGACCCCGAGCTATCGGAAGTGGATCGATGCCGCGCGCTTCGTGGTCCTGTCCACCGTCGGGCCGGAAGGCACCGATGCCAGCCCGCGCGGCGATGATGGTCCGGTGGTACGGATCGTCGATGACCGAACCCTGATGATGCCCGACTGGCGCGGCAACAACCGCATCGACAGCCTGCGCAATATCGTCCGTGACGGGCGCGTCTCCTTGATGTTCATGGTGCCGGGCAGCGGCAATGTCGTGCGGATCAACGGCACCGCCGTGCTGACCGCCGACCCGTCGGTCACCGAAACCTTCGAGCAGCGCGGTAACCATCCCAAAACGGTTATCGTGATCACGGCCGAGGAGATCTACTTCCAATGCGCCAAGGCGATCATGCGCTCGGGTCTCTGGTCGCGCGACGATGCGGCGGGGCTGCCCAAAGCGGGCGATTTCATCTCCGAGGTTGATCCCGAGTTCGACGGCAAGACCTACGACGCCGAATATCCCGTGAAAGCGCCGGAGCGGATGTGGTGA
- a CDS encoding cell division protein FtsX: MSLRADITALVSRDTQADRVVPRSGQSARLTVATSAAMAFLAVFAMALSMAAGRLADRWSDALAQSSTIRISAPAAELEAQTWAVLTVLEQTPGVDSARALTEEEQQALLSPWFGPDLPLDDLPIPRLIEVVETPDGYDADGLRQRLAAEAPGAVLDDHDRWRRPLADAASRLRLLGGLALVLILGATAAMVTLAAQAALAANEQVIRVLRLVGARDSYIARAFVRRFTLRALTGAAAGTLAGILAVLILPSARETAAILTGLSFSGTGWLWPLLIPVLAATTAFFATRFAAFRTLRGLQ, encoded by the coding sequence ATGAGCCTGCGCGCCGATATCACCGCGCTCGTCAGCCGCGACACCCAGGCCGACCGCGTCGTGCCGCGCAGCGGGCAGTCGGCCCGGCTCACGGTGGCGACCTCGGCGGCGATGGCCTTCCTTGCGGTCTTTGCCATGGCGCTCTCCATGGCGGCCGGGCGTCTGGCCGATCGCTGGTCGGACGCGCTGGCGCAGTCCTCCACCATCCGCATTTCCGCCCCGGCCGCCGAGTTGGAGGCGCAGACATGGGCCGTGCTGACCGTGCTGGAGCAAACCCCCGGCGTCGACAGCGCACGGGCATTGACGGAGGAGGAACAGCAAGCCCTCCTCTCGCCGTGGTTCGGCCCCGACCTGCCGCTTGATGATCTCCCGATCCCGCGCCTGATCGAGGTGGTTGAGACGCCCGACGGCTACGACGCCGACGGCCTGCGCCAACGTCTGGCGGCAGAGGCTCCCGGCGCGGTGCTCGACGACCATGACCGTTGGCGCAGGCCTCTTGCCGATGCGGCCAGTCGCCTGCGGCTTCTGGGCGGGCTGGCGCTGGTTCTGATCCTCGGCGCCACCGCCGCCATGGTCACCCTCGCCGCGCAGGCCGCGCTCGCCGCAAATGAGCAGGTGATCCGCGTCCTCCGCCTTGTGGGGGCACGTGACAGCTACATCGCCCGCGCTTTCGTGCGGCGCTTCACCCTCCGTGCGCTGACCGGGGCCGCCGCAGGCACGCTCGCGGGCATCCTCGCGGTCCTGATCCTGCCCTCGGCGCGGGAAACGGCGGCAATCCTCACCGGCCTCAGCTTCTCCGGCACGGGCTGGCTCTGGCCGCTGCTGATCCCGGTTCTCGCAGCCACGACGGCATTCTTCGCGACCCGTTTCGCGGCCTTCCGCACCCTCAGAGGGCTTCAGTAA
- a CDS encoding cell division ATP-binding protein FtsE, producing the protein MIEMQDAAYGYGAEPLLSGLTLNLAPGSFHFLTGPSGAGKTTFLKLCYAELLPTGGHINLFGHAATELSRDGIADLRQRIGVVHQDCKFLDHLPLTENLALPLTVTGKSNLVQESNLTELIGWVGLSARANATPPELSGGERQRAALARAIIMDPDLIIADEPTGNVDWDMSLRLLNLLVELNKLGKTVVIATHDLALIRAAKQRVQARVLRIQNGHIISAGADL; encoded by the coding sequence ATGATCGAGATGCAGGACGCCGCCTATGGCTATGGGGCAGAACCGCTCCTCTCGGGCCTGACGCTGAACCTCGCGCCCGGCTCGTTCCATTTCCTGACCGGCCCCTCGGGCGCGGGCAAGACGACGTTCCTCAAGCTGTGCTATGCCGAGCTCTTGCCCACCGGGGGGCACATCAACCTTTTCGGCCACGCCGCGACCGAGTTGTCCCGCGACGGGATCGCCGACCTGCGCCAGCGCATCGGGGTGGTGCATCAGGACTGCAAGTTCCTCGACCATCTGCCATTGACCGAGAACCTCGCCCTGCCCCTCACGGTCACCGGCAAGAGCAATCTTGTACAGGAGAGCAATCTGACCGAGCTGATCGGGTGGGTTGGCCTCTCGGCCCGCGCCAACGCCACGCCCCCGGAGCTTTCCGGCGGCGAGAGGCAGCGCGCCGCATTGGCCCGCGCGATCATCATGGACCCGGACCTGATCATCGCCGACGAGCCAACCGGCAACGTCGATTGGGACATGTCCCTGCGTCTGCTGAACCTGCTGGTCGAGCTGAACAAGCTTGGCAAGACGGTGGTGATCGCGACCCACGACCTCGCCCTGATCCGCGCCGCGAAGCAACGGGTGCAGGCGCGCGTCTTGCGCATCCAGAACGGTCACATCATCTCGGCGGGGGCGGATCTATGA